In a single window of the Bacteroides acidifaciens genome:
- a CDS encoding glycoside hydrolase family 2 protein has protein sequence MKFKFVFILLALLGQFFSLTAREVTSFNEGWLFKRGPFSEDPVKVAAQWNGKWETVTLPHTWNAKDMQVKAASFYEGVGYYRKKQFFGEELKGKRVFLRFEGVGANTEIYVNGKLVGTHKGGYSAFAFEIGTALKLGAENEIMVKADNTARLDVIPVNHNLFGVYGGIYRPVWLIVTGQNNITVTDCASPGVYITQKNVSKRSADITVKVKLDNGSLIPASLVLENTIYTQEGKKVASHRLPLELTPQGTQAYVSTFKLNKPHLWQGRKDPYLYKVVSHLISDGKVIDEVIQPLGIRKFEIVAGKGFYLNGEKYPMYGVTRHQDWWGLGSALTNKEHDFDLGQIMDIGATTVRFAHYQQSDYLYSRCDSLGLVIWAEIPFVNRVTGYESENAQSQLRELIRQSFNHPSIYVWGLHNEVYQPHEYTASLTQKLHDLAKTEDPDRYTVAVNGFGHAEHAVNQNADIQGMNRYFGWYEKKIQDIEPWVKGLEEKYPWQKLMLTEYGADANLEHQTEYLGDALNWGKPFYPETFQTKTHEYQWSVISKHPYIIASYLWNMFDFGVPMWSRGGVPARNLKGLMTFDRKIKKDSYYWYKANWSKEPVLYLTQRRNTNRERKETSVTVYSNIGVPTVYLNGKELTGIRNGYTDVHYVLDNVTLEEGKNVIRTVATHHGKEYTDEIEWNYTGEKKRSADSRENRKEHAGW, from the coding sequence ATGAAATTTAAATTTGTATTCATTTTATTAGCACTACTCGGGCAGTTCTTCTCTCTCACTGCCCGTGAAGTGACCTCTTTCAATGAAGGCTGGTTGTTCAAACGCGGTCCTTTTTCGGAAGACCCTGTGAAAGTCGCCGCCCAATGGAATGGCAAATGGGAAACCGTCACTCTTCCTCATACTTGGAATGCCAAAGATATGCAGGTAAAAGCTGCTTCTTTTTATGAAGGAGTGGGCTATTACAGAAAGAAACAATTTTTTGGTGAGGAGTTGAAAGGGAAACGTGTTTTTCTTCGGTTTGAAGGTGTGGGCGCCAACACGGAGATTTATGTGAACGGCAAACTCGTCGGAACACACAAAGGGGGATATAGCGCTTTTGCCTTTGAAATCGGCACTGCCTTGAAGTTGGGTGCAGAAAATGAAATCATGGTAAAGGCTGATAATACGGCACGTCTGGATGTAATACCTGTTAACCATAACCTTTTCGGAGTGTATGGCGGTATTTATCGTCCGGTATGGCTCATTGTTACTGGGCAAAATAATATCACAGTTACCGATTGTGCGTCTCCGGGAGTATATATTACTCAGAAGAATGTATCAAAACGCTCTGCGGATATTACCGTAAAAGTGAAGTTGGATAATGGTAGCCTTATTCCTGCCAGCCTAGTGCTTGAGAACACTATTTATACTCAAGAAGGTAAAAAAGTTGCTTCTCATCGTCTTCCTTTGGAACTTACTCCTCAGGGGACGCAGGCTTATGTTTCCACATTCAAATTGAATAAGCCTCATCTTTGGCAGGGGCGTAAAGACCCTTATCTATATAAAGTAGTTTCACATCTGATATCAGATGGCAAAGTCATTGATGAAGTTATCCAGCCCTTAGGCATCCGTAAGTTTGAGATAGTTGCGGGTAAAGGCTTTTATTTGAATGGTGAGAAATATCCGATGTATGGAGTGACCCGTCATCAGGATTGGTGGGGACTGGGAAGCGCTCTTACCAATAAGGAACATGATTTCGACCTGGGGCAGATTATGGATATTGGTGCGACTACTGTTCGTTTTGCTCATTATCAGCAGTCGGACTATCTCTATTCCCGTTGTGATTCTTTGGGATTGGTTATCTGGGCTGAGATACCTTTTGTAAACCGTGTGACGGGATACGAATCTGAAAATGCACAGTCCCAGCTTCGTGAGCTGATTCGTCAGAGCTTCAATCACCCTTCTATTTATGTTTGGGGATTGCATAATGAAGTTTACCAACCTCACGAATACACAGCCTCACTGACACAGAAACTTCATGACTTGGCTAAGACAGAAGACCCTGACCGCTATACGGTAGCTGTCAATGGTTTCGGTCATGCTGAACATGCAGTCAACCAGAATGCTGATATTCAGGGAATGAACCGCTACTTCGGTTGGTATGAGAAGAAGATACAAGATATTGAACCTTGGGTGAAAGGTTTGGAAGAGAAATATCCGTGGCAGAAGTTGATGCTGACGGAATATGGCGCAGATGCCAATTTGGAACATCAGACGGAATATCTGGGCGATGCCCTCAACTGGGGAAAACCTTTTTATCCGGAAACTTTCCAGACGAAAACGCACGAATACCAATGGAGCGTAATCTCGAAGCATCCTTATATCATCGCCTCTTACCTTTGGAATATGTTCGACTTTGGCGTACCGATGTGGAGTCGTGGCGGTGTTCCTGCCCGTAACTTGAAAGGTTTGATGACTTTCGACCGTAAAATCAAGAAAGACTCTTATTACTGGTACAAGGCCAATTGGAGTAAAGAGCCTGTATTATATCTGACTCAACGTCGCAACACTAATCGCGAACGTAAAGAGACTTCTGTAACAGTTTACTCCAATATCGGTGTTCCGACAGTCTATCTTAACGGTAAAGAGTTGACGGGTATTCGCAATGGCTATACCGATGTGCACTACGTACTGGATAATGTGACATTGGAAGAAGGCAAGAATGTAATCAGGACCGTCGCAACACATCATGGAAAAGAATACACAGATGAAATTGAATGGAATTATACTGGTGAAAAGAAGCGTAGTGCTGACTCGCGTGAAAACAGGAAAGAGCATGCTGGTTGGTAA
- a CDS encoding alpha-L-fucosidase, translated as MRNKLITLLLLLATISSVTFAQGAKEEIPLKYGATNEGKRQDPAMQKFRDNRLGAFIHWGLYAIPGGEWNGKVYGGAAEWLKSWAKVPSSEWLQLMDQWNPTKFDAKKWAKMAKDMGVKYVKITTKHHEGFCLWPSKYTKYTVANTPYKKDVLGEMVKAYNDEGIDVHFYFSVMDWSHPDYRYSIKSEEDSIAFSRFLEFTDNQLKELATRYPTVKDFWFDGTWDASIKKNGWWTAHAERMLKEMLPGVTINSRLRADDKGKRHFDSNGRLMGDYESGYERRLPDPVKDLKVTKWDWEACMTIPENQWGYHKDWSLSYVKTPIEVIDRIVHAVSMGGNMVVNFGPQADGDFRPEEKALVTAIGKWMNRYGKSVYACDYAGFDKQDWGYYTRGKNGEVYMIVFNQPYSERLIVKTPKGISVEKATLLASGEDVKVVETARNEYNVSVPKKNPGEPYVIQLKVRAAKGTKGVYRDALT; from the coding sequence ATGAGAAACAAATTAATAACACTACTTTTACTATTAGCTACTATTAGTTCTGTAACCTTCGCTCAGGGGGCTAAAGAAGAAATTCCTTTAAAGTATGGCGCTACAAATGAAGGTAAACGACAAGATCCTGCCATGCAGAAATTTCGCGATAACCGTTTGGGGGCTTTTATCCATTGGGGACTGTATGCCATACCTGGTGGTGAATGGAACGGCAAAGTATATGGCGGCGCAGCCGAATGGCTCAAAAGCTGGGCAAAAGTACCTTCGTCTGAATGGTTGCAACTGATGGACCAGTGGAATCCCACTAAGTTCGATGCGAAGAAATGGGCTAAGATGGCGAAAGATATGGGAGTGAAGTACGTGAAGATTACGACGAAACATCACGAAGGTTTCTGCTTATGGCCGAGCAAATATACTAAATATACGGTAGCTAATACTCCTTATAAGAAAGACGTATTGGGAGAAATGGTAAAAGCCTACAATGACGAAGGCATTGACGTGCACTTTTATTTCTCCGTGATGGACTGGAGCCACCCTGACTATCGTTACAGTATCAAATCTGAAGAGGACAGCATTGCTTTCAGTCGCTTTCTTGAGTTTACAGACAATCAGTTGAAAGAACTGGCTACCCGCTACCCTACAGTAAAAGATTTCTGGTTTGACGGTACATGGGATGCGAGTATCAAAAAGAACGGTTGGTGGACTGCCCATGCTGAGCGGATGTTGAAAGAGATGCTTCCTGGAGTCACTATCAACAGCCGTCTTCGTGCCGATGACAAAGGGAAACGTCATTTCGACAGCAACGGGCGCTTGATGGGAGACTATGAATCCGGCTACGAACGTCGCCTGCCCGACCCGGTGAAAGACCTTAAAGTGACAAAATGGGATTGGGAAGCCTGCATGACTATTCCCGAAAACCAATGGGGCTACCACAAAGACTGGTCGTTGAGTTATGTAAAAACTCCGATTGAGGTGATTGACCGCATTGTTCATGCTGTCTCTATGGGCGGCAACATGGTTGTAAACTTCGGCCCTCAGGCAGATGGGGATTTCCGCCCGGAAGAAAAAGCATTAGTTACTGCTATCGGCAAATGGATGAATCGTTACGGGAAATCTGTCTATGCTTGTGATTATGCTGGATTCGACAAACAGGATTGGGGCTATTACACGCGTGGTAAAAACGGCGAAGTGTATATGATAGTATTCAACCAACCTTATAGCGAACGCTTGATTGTAAAGACTCCAAAAGGGATTTCGGTTGAAAAGGCAACTTTACTTGCTTCCGGTGAGGACGTAAAAGTAGTAGAAACAGCGCGTAACGAATATAATGTATCCGTCCCCAAGAAGAATCCGGGTGAACCTTATGTCATCCAGCTTAAAGTCCGTGCTGCTAAAGGAACAAAAGGTGTTTACCGGGATGCTTTAACATAA
- a CDS encoding M60 family metallopeptidase — MKSTKKRAPIAVWCLLLSFLCLFLNVGCSDDSTTNEIPNDWISDLPATIEFNVAGGSKKIPLSWNETVNTAHVACILSEENRQWCDVKLENNTLAVSVSPSAFARSAAITLAYDENHKSVVYVNQKSDFSEYFTDESCSELKVGITDAEIEQIPHEKMRELARELKAGRYATEYRVADYRPYQHPSIMAAKNKTGKYSLRDNPTGIYAEKGEVLYIYLSNMYEGAQISIIIQDLNGGYNNSQTIALKEGLNRVVAPIGGLIYLLNNVEENIPLLLETEDAKKTAAAKTVSAHFVFGKVNGYFDIRKHKTQEKWVEVLMNAPYQDIDVLGDYSHITWNVEQFKGNNVQSNQGHITEILRTIENCDRLVYLEQEFLGLVKYNKMFNNRMHFCLDYTAKSPNATDYRTVYSAGTSYAEIFCNPDMFSKRLWGTAHEVGHVNQTRPGLKWAGMTEVTNNLTALYVQTLFGETCKLQGKGDASVGNPNTEDGGKLFDAGEFDKTKMNLYEVSTKYIIEGGRAHCLPNIKDIIRETQLVPLWQLKLYFVDALEQEDFYHDLYEYYRNNPSPSNEGKNAGLDQLDFVRQVCRISGYNMLDFFEKWGFLTVVNTTLDDYGSKIFIITKNQVDALKEEINSAGYKTPAPNVHEITDETWEDFK; from the coding sequence ATGAAGAGCACAAAAAAAAGAGCACCAATTGCCGTTTGGTGTTTATTACTATCTTTCTTATGTTTATTTCTGAACGTAGGGTGCAGTGACGATAGCACAACAAATGAGATTCCGAATGATTGGATTTCTGATTTACCTGCCACTATTGAGTTTAATGTAGCAGGAGGTTCTAAAAAGATTCCGTTGAGTTGGAATGAAACTGTTAATACAGCGCATGTTGCATGTATCCTTTCTGAAGAAAACAGACAGTGGTGTGATGTGAAATTAGAAAATAACACGTTGGCTGTATCTGTTTCCCCATCCGCTTTTGCCCGTTCGGCAGCTATTACATTAGCTTATGATGAAAATCACAAAAGTGTAGTGTATGTGAATCAGAAGAGTGATTTTAGTGAATATTTCACGGATGAATCCTGCTCAGAACTAAAAGTGGGTATTACTGATGCAGAAATAGAACAGATTCCTCATGAAAAAATGCGTGAATTGGCGCGTGAATTGAAAGCCGGCAGATATGCTACTGAATATCGTGTAGCTGATTATCGCCCTTACCAGCATCCTTCTATCATGGCTGCCAAGAATAAAACCGGAAAATACAGTTTGCGTGATAATCCTACTGGTATTTACGCAGAGAAGGGAGAGGTACTCTATATCTATTTAAGTAATATGTATGAAGGAGCGCAAATCTCTATTATCATACAAGACCTGAACGGAGGTTACAATAATAGTCAGACCATCGCATTGAAAGAAGGTTTGAATAGGGTAGTCGCTCCTATTGGAGGTCTGATTTATTTATTGAATAATGTAGAAGAAAATATACCTCTGTTATTAGAGACTGAGGACGCGAAAAAAACGGCAGCTGCCAAAACTGTATCAGCACACTTTGTTTTCGGAAAAGTGAATGGTTATTTTGATATTCGGAAACATAAGACACAAGAAAAGTGGGTAGAGGTTTTGATGAATGCTCCTTATCAGGACATTGATGTTTTGGGTGATTATTCACATATCACTTGGAATGTGGAACAATTCAAGGGAAACAATGTACAGAGTAATCAAGGACATATAACGGAGATTCTTAGAACTATAGAAAATTGTGACAGGCTAGTGTATTTGGAACAAGAGTTTTTAGGACTTGTGAAATATAACAAGATGTTTAATAACCGAATGCATTTTTGCCTAGATTACACAGCAAAAAGTCCGAATGCAACAGATTATCGTACAGTGTATAGCGCAGGGACATCTTATGCGGAGATCTTCTGTAATCCGGACATGTTCTCAAAACGTCTTTGGGGAACGGCTCATGAAGTAGGGCACGTCAATCAGACGCGTCCGGGATTAAAATGGGCAGGCATGACTGAGGTAACTAACAACTTGACGGCCTTATATGTTCAGACTTTATTTGGAGAAACATGCAAATTGCAAGGCAAAGGTGACGCAAGTGTGGGTAATCCGAATACAGAAGACGGTGGTAAGTTATTTGATGCAGGTGAATTTGATAAAACAAAAATGAATCTCTATGAGGTAAGCACAAAATATATTATCGAAGGTGGGCGGGCGCACTGCCTTCCTAATATTAAGGATATAATTCGTGAAACTCAGTTAGTGCCTTTGTGGCAACTGAAACTCTATTTTGTAGATGCTTTGGAGCAAGAAGACTTCTATCATGACTTATACGAATATTACCGGAATAACCCGAGTCCGAGTAACGAGGGCAAAAATGCAGGTTTGGATCAATTGGACTTTGTGCGTCAGGTATGTCGCATATCCGGTTATAATATGCTTGATTTCTTTGAGAAATGGGGATTCCTGACAGTAGTGAATACTACATTGGATGATTATGGAAGTAAGATTTTCATTATTACTAAAAATCAAGTAGATGCATTGAAAGAAGAAATTAATTCTGCCGGTTATAAAACGCCAGCTCCCAATGTACATGAAATTACCGATGAAACTTGGGAAGATTTTAAATAA
- a CDS encoding two-component regulator propeller domain-containing protein produces the protein MKRSIIFLLGILGIIMVDAKNHYFKHLGVSDGLSQVCIFSIYQDELGAVWLGTSEGLNRYNGEDVKIFRPSQKDEGLTNNEINKLCGDKNGRIYIRSGNDLIKFELYKERFTCLRRNDVRDIFCEGDTLWVSCKSGIYYYTAESSELTFVTQLHEGVGTGGMLYVDDDLIWVATNHVVAISRKNPSQQKILTSFNRGSQCISGDSAGNIWVGTWNGLYRISANREVVTDYANSSDKGELSDNQIRCVLEDDFKRIWVGTFRGLDCYDPVTDKWNHYTRYGDSSNTLSHHSVLSLHKDMQGNIWIGTYYGGVNVFNPSEDSNHFYYAEPLQEDCLSFPVVGKMTEDSRGNLWICTEGGGLNCYNTETGIFTRYQHTAGDTGSVGSNNLKSIFYRKGNERLYVGAHFGGLFVLDLNSNKGHTLHHVKGDSASLPHEIVNDVQEYKNGLALLTQGGPVYMDPVTEKFSPLSNDTDIQKLINKEYAFETFLIDSRERMWLASANGGVICVDLSLSKVTRYETDTNDPSAIGRFKVVHIFEDSKGSIYFCTIGSGVFEFLEKEQSFKAYSTSNQCLPSDYCYYICESVEDHCLFILHGKGISVFNREKGEIENTYHLFNQTYSQGSALYLDKRGTLFISGTNGLALFQKQSLYASSSKNLLNFDKLFIVNKEICPNDQSGILTDILAKTSDIYLNYRQNNITVEFATFSYNNDRNRLFEYRLEGFDKVWTQTSGTTITYTNLSPGHYTLKARPLAGKENLNEEVCLNIHVSAPFYATVWAYLFYFLCFLGLMIAFIRFKTRQAALKSSLEFERKEKERIEELNQIKLRFFTNISHEFRTPLTLILGQIEVLMQMDLGTTIYNRILRIYKNAWHMRNLISELLDFRKQEQGYLKLKVEEQNLVAFTRQIYMCFYEYAQKKEITYRFDSVEETISVWFDSKQLQKVIFNLLSNAFKYTPNKGSITVEVRKISSQAVVSVCDTGTGIPAEHISKIFERFYQTNSSSSSFTLGTGIGLALAKGIMNMHHGKIDVESTVGKGTKFTLSLPLGNRHFSEEEMAVTEGRESVIITEAAPVFPFEQIVEVEDDEEKAVAQEVAGDEDKPVILLVDDNEELLSMLEDLFLPIYKVYTARNGREGLEMVRQIQPDLVISDVMMPEMSGKELCYKIKTNVELSHISVVLLTAQTSVEYVVEGLMFGADDYVTKPFNIKVLLARCNNLIKNKKRLIAHYTGKTVTESPVPEIINERDKELLTKCISIIKENFENQEFDVTALASELCMGRSKLYIQFKQITGLTPNEFILKVKLDEAMLMLKNHSELNISEISIRLGFSSPRYFSKCFKSYFGVAPQAVRSKKGENN, from the coding sequence ATGAAAAGAAGCATTATCTTTCTCTTGGGTATTTTAGGTATTATAATGGTGGATGCTAAGAACCATTACTTTAAACATCTTGGAGTTTCTGACGGATTATCTCAGGTCTGTATTTTTTCCATTTACCAGGATGAACTAGGAGCGGTATGGTTGGGCACATCGGAGGGGCTGAACAGATATAATGGTGAGGATGTGAAAATATTCCGTCCTTCACAGAAAGATGAAGGTTTGACAAATAATGAAATCAACAAACTTTGTGGAGATAAGAACGGAAGAATATATATACGTTCGGGAAATGACCTGATAAAGTTTGAACTTTATAAAGAGAGATTCACTTGTTTACGCCGGAATGATGTGAGAGATATTTTCTGCGAAGGAGATACGCTATGGGTAAGTTGTAAGTCCGGAATCTATTATTATACGGCGGAAAGTTCTGAATTGACTTTTGTCACCCAATTGCACGAAGGGGTAGGAACGGGCGGGATGCTCTATGTTGATGATGATTTGATATGGGTTGCTACCAATCATGTAGTTGCTATTTCACGTAAGAACCCGAGTCAGCAAAAGATATTGACTTCATTCAATAGGGGGAGCCAATGCATTTCGGGAGATAGCGCCGGTAATATTTGGGTGGGTACTTGGAATGGATTGTATAGAATCTCTGCCAATAGAGAAGTCGTGACAGATTATGCAAATTCTTCGGACAAAGGTGAATTATCGGACAACCAGATTCGATGCGTGCTGGAAGACGACTTTAAACGAATTTGGGTAGGTACGTTTCGTGGTCTTGATTGCTATGACCCTGTAACCGATAAATGGAATCATTATACGCGTTATGGTGATTCTTCAAACACATTGAGTCATCATTCGGTTTTATCTCTCCATAAAGATATGCAAGGAAACATCTGGATAGGAACTTATTATGGAGGTGTCAATGTTTTTAATCCTAGTGAAGATAGTAATCATTTTTACTATGCCGAGCCTTTACAGGAAGACTGTCTGAGTTTTCCTGTTGTTGGAAAAATGACCGAAGATAGTAGAGGAAATCTGTGGATTTGCACAGAAGGTGGTGGTTTGAACTGTTATAATACGGAAACTGGTATTTTTACTCGTTACCAACATACGGCAGGCGATACGGGAAGTGTGGGGAGCAATAACCTAAAGTCAATATTTTACCGAAAGGGCAATGAACGATTATATGTTGGTGCCCACTTCGGGGGACTATTCGTTTTGGATTTAAATTCGAATAAAGGACATACCCTTCATCATGTAAAAGGAGATTCTGCATCGTTGCCGCATGAGATTGTGAATGACGTTCAAGAGTATAAGAATGGCCTTGCTCTGTTGACACAGGGAGGACCTGTTTATATGGATCCGGTGACTGAAAAGTTTTCACCTCTTTCGAATGATACAGATATTCAGAAGCTGATAAATAAGGAGTATGCTTTTGAAACCTTTCTGATTGACAGCAGAGAACGTATGTGGCTGGCTTCGGCCAATGGTGGAGTCATTTGTGTCGATTTGTCTTTATCAAAAGTAACCCGGTATGAAACGGATACCAATGATCCTTCTGCAATAGGAAGATTTAAAGTCGTTCATATCTTTGAAGATAGCAAAGGGAGTATTTATTTCTGTACGATAGGTTCGGGGGTATTCGAATTTCTGGAGAAGGAGCAATCATTTAAGGCTTATAGTACTTCAAATCAATGTCTTCCAAGTGATTATTGCTATTATATTTGCGAGTCTGTTGAAGATCATTGTTTGTTTATTCTTCATGGTAAGGGGATTTCTGTTTTTAATCGGGAAAAAGGAGAGATTGAGAATACTTACCATTTATTTAACCAGACTTATAGCCAGGGCTCTGCCCTGTATCTGGATAAACGTGGAACACTGTTTATTAGTGGTACTAATGGGCTGGCCTTATTTCAGAAACAATCCTTGTATGCTTCATCTTCCAAGAATCTCTTGAATTTTGATAAATTGTTTATTGTCAATAAAGAGATTTGTCCTAATGACCAGTCTGGTATCCTGACTGATATATTAGCCAAGACATCGGATATTTATTTAAACTATCGGCAGAATAACATAACCGTTGAATTTGCTACCTTTAGTTATAATAATGACCGTAACCGTCTGTTTGAATATCGTTTGGAGGGTTTTGATAAAGTTTGGACTCAAACGTCCGGCACAACTATAACTTATACTAATTTATCCCCCGGGCACTACACGCTTAAAGCTCGTCCATTAGCCGGTAAGGAGAACTTGAATGAGGAGGTTTGTTTAAATATACATGTTTCTGCTCCCTTCTATGCAACGGTTTGGGCATACCTCTTTTATTTTCTTTGTTTCCTTGGGCTGATGATTGCATTTATCCGTTTCAAAACCCGGCAGGCTGCGTTAAAGTCCTCTTTAGAGTTTGAAAGGAAAGAAAAAGAGCGAATAGAAGAATTGAATCAGATAAAATTGCGTTTCTTCACGAATATTTCTCATGAGTTCCGTACTCCATTAACGCTTATTCTTGGCCAGATTGAAGTCTTGATGCAGATGGATTTGGGTACAACCATTTATAACCGCATTCTTCGCATTTATAAGAATGCCTGGCATATGCGGAATTTGATATCAGAGTTACTCGATTTTCGAAAACAGGAACAGGGCTATCTGAAGCTTAAAGTTGAAGAGCAGAATCTGGTTGCTTTTACCCGGCAGATTTATATGTGCTTCTATGAATATGCACAGAAAAAAGAAATTACTTATCGTTTTGATAGCGTTGAAGAGACGATTTCTGTCTGGTTTGACTCAAAACAATTGCAGAAAGTAATATTTAATTTATTGTCAAATGCTTTTAAGTATACACCTAATAAAGGAAGTATAACAGTAGAGGTCAGAAAAATATCTTCTCAAGCGGTAGTATCGGTGTGTGACACAGGAACCGGCATTCCGGCAGAGCATATTTCGAAGATTTTTGAAAGATTCTATCAGACAAATAGCTCATCCTCTTCTTTCACGTTGGGAACGGGGATAGGATTGGCGTTGGCTAAAGGAATAATGAATATGCATCATGGGAAGATTGACGTGGAAAGTACTGTAGGGAAAGGTACTAAGTTCACTTTATCCCTTCCTTTAGGAAACCGCCATTTTAGTGAGGAGGAAATGGCTGTAACGGAAGGGCGGGAATCGGTGATTATTACAGAAGCGGCTCCTGTGTTTCCTTTTGAGCAAATAGTGGAAGTAGAGGATGATGAGGAAAAAGCGGTTGCACAAGAGGTTGCAGGGGACGAAGATAAGCCTGTTATCCTTTTGGTAGATGACAATGAAGAATTGTTATCTATGTTGGAAGATTTGTTTTTGCCAATATATAAGGTCTATACAGCGCGTAATGGGCGTGAAGGGTTGGAAATGGTGAGACAAATACAACCGGATTTGGTAATAAGTGATGTAATGATGCCCGAAATGTCCGGGAAAGAATTATGCTATAAGATTAAAACAAATGTGGAACTTTCTCATATTTCTGTAGTTCTGTTGACTGCCCAAACTTCTGTAGAATATGTTGTGGAAGGCTTAATGTTCGGTGCCGACGATTATGTTACGAAGCCGTTTAACATAAAGGTATTATTAGCCCGTTGCAATAATCTCATAAAGAACAAGAAGCGTCTGATAGCTCATTATACAGGTAAAACTGTGACAGAATCTCCTGTGCCTGAGATTATTAATGAACGTGATAAGGAGCTATTGACAAAATGTATCAGTATTATAAAAGAGAATTTTGAGAACCAGGAATTTGATGTTACGGCGCTTGCTTCTGAACTTTGTATGGGGCGCAGTAAATTATATATACAGTTCAAACAGATAACAGGATTGACTCCGAATGAATTTATTTTAAAAGTAAAGCTGGATGAAGCTATGCTGATGTTAAAGAATCATTCGGAGCTTAATATTTCAGAGATCTCTATCCGATTAGGTTTTTCTTCGCCTCGTTATTTCAGTAAATGTTTCAAATCATATTTTGGGGTTGCTCCACAAGCAGTACGGAGTAAAAAGGGGGAGAATAACTGA
- a CDS encoding class I SAM-dependent methyltransferase — translation MSNELKSIHDFDFTMICNYFKLLERQGPGSPEVTQKAVSFINELSDETRIADIGCGTGGQTMALANYTKGQITGIDLFPDFIEIFNRNAAELHCEDRVKGIVGSMDNLQFQDEELDLIWSEGAIYNIGFERGMNEWNRFLKKGGFIAVTEASWFTPERPAEIEDFWMANYPEIDTIPNKIAQMEKAGYTLTAHFILPENCWIEHFYAPQFPAQEAFLKEYPGNAAAADLIAGQRYEESLYYKYKEYYGYVFYIGQKR, via the coding sequence ATGAGTAACGAATTAAAGTCAATCCACGATTTCGATTTCACAATGATATGTAATTACTTCAAGTTATTAGAACGTCAAGGACCCGGAAGCCCCGAAGTCACACAAAAAGCCGTTAGTTTCATCAACGAGCTGTCCGACGAAACCAGGATAGCCGATATTGGCTGTGGCACAGGCGGACAGACAATGGCACTGGCCAACTATACAAAAGGGCAGATTACAGGTATCGACCTTTTTCCCGATTTTATCGAGATATTCAACAGGAATGCAGCTGAATTGCATTGCGAAGACAGAGTAAAAGGCATTGTCGGTTCAATGGACAATCTGCAGTTTCAAGATGAAGAGCTCGATTTAATCTGGTCGGAAGGCGCTATCTATAATATAGGATTCGAACGTGGCATGAATGAATGGAACAGATTTCTGAAAAAAGGTGGATTCATCGCTGTAACGGAAGCATCTTGGTTTACTCCGGAACGTCCCGCTGAGATAGAAGACTTCTGGATGGCTAATTATCCGGAAATCGATACGATTCCCAATAAAATAGCACAAATGGAGAAAGCCGGATATACGCTGACAGCTCATTTCATTTTACCGGAAAACTGCTGGATAGAGCATTTCTATGCCCCCCAGTTCCCCGCCCAGGAAGCTTTCCTGAAGGAATATCCGGGAAATGCCGCGGCCGCAGACCTCATTGCCGGGCAACGGTACGAAGAGAGCCTATATTATAAGTATAAAGAATACTATGGCTACGTATTTTATATAGGACAAAAAAGATAA
- a CDS encoding SIR2 family NAD-dependent protein deacylase, translating into MKNLVILTGAGMSAESGISTFRDAGGLWDRYPVEQVATPEGYQRDPALVINFYNERRKQLLDVVPNRGHELLAELEKDFKVTVVTQNIDNLHERAGSGHIIHLHGELTKVCSSRDPYNPHYIKELKPEEYEVKLGDKAGDGTQLRPFIVWFGEAVPEIETAIQYVEKADIFVIIGTSLNVYPAAGLLHYVPRGAEVYLIDPKPVDTHTSRPIHVIQKGASEGVAELKLLLGV; encoded by the coding sequence ATGAAGAATCTGGTAATTTTGACGGGCGCAGGCATGAGTGCCGAGAGTGGAATCAGTACGTTCAGGGATGCAGGTGGTCTGTGGGATCGGTATCCGGTGGAGCAGGTCGCTACTCCGGAAGGATATCAGCGGGACCCTGCATTGGTGATAAACTTTTATAATGAACGCCGGAAACAGTTATTGGATGTCGTGCCGAATCGCGGGCATGAATTGTTGGCGGAACTGGAAAAGGATTTCAAAGTGACGGTGGTAACACAGAATATTGATAACTTGCACGAAAGAGCCGGGAGCGGTCATATTATTCACCTGCATGGAGAATTGACAAAAGTATGTTCCAGCCGTGACCCTTATAATCCCCATTATATAAAGGAATTGAAGCCTGAAGAGTACGAAGTGAAACTTGGAGACAAGGCAGGAGACGGGACGCAACTGCGGCCTTTTATTGTATGGTTTGGTGAGGCAGTGCCCGAAATAGAGACAGCCATTCAATACGTGGAGAAAGCGGATATTTTCGTAATTATCGGCACTTCGCTCAACGTGTATCCTGCTGCGGGATTGCTTCATTATGTACCGAGAGGAGCAGAGGTGTACCTGATTGATCCGAAACCGGTAGATACACATACTTCCCGTCCGATACATGTGATTCAGAAAGGAGCTTCTGAAGGGGTGGCTGAGTTGAAACTGTTGTTGGGTGTCTGA